A genomic segment from Aspergillus puulaauensis MK2 DNA, chromosome 1, nearly complete sequence encodes:
- a CDS encoding FAD-dependent oxidoreductase (COG:E;~EggNog:ENOG410PH6Z;~InterPro:IPR023209,IPR006076,IPR006181;~PFAM:PF01266;~go_function: GO:0003884 - D-amino-acid oxidase activity [Evidence IEA];~go_function: GO:0016491 - oxidoreductase activity [Evidence IEA];~go_function: GO:0071949 - FAD binding [Evidence IEA];~go_process: GO:0046416 - D-amino acid metabolic process [Evidence IEA];~go_process: GO:0055114 - oxidation-reduction process [Evidence IEA]), which translates to MTANNVVIIGAGVSGLTTAYLLSQDPRNSITVAAKHMPGDYDIEYCSPWAGANYLPTGHPGSNHAKWEQETWQPLKELTEKHPEAGIHFQESIIYNRKKDQQSSVGQAFSALVSDNPWYKDVVPDFKPIPKDQLAPGMDNAQLFTSVCINTAVYLPWLVGQCRKNGTVFKRAVFKHVSDAANAHHSGRPADVVVNCTGLSSKKLGGVLDEKLHPGRGQIVVVRNDPGKMVSVSGTDDGEDELIYMMTRAAGGGTILGGCYQKHQWDPLPDPNLAVRIMKRAISICPELVSKGQGIEGLDIIRHGVGLRPLRDGGPRIEAEKIDGVAVVHNYGHGGFGYQASYGCAAETVRLVKETLQDKVQAKL; encoded by the exons ATGACCGCAAATAACGTCGTAATAATCGG GGCTGGAGTCTCTGGGCTGACCACCGCGTACCTTTTGTCCCAAGACCCCAGAAACTCCATTACTGTCGCCGCCAAACATATGCCCGGAGACTATGATATAGAATACTGTTCTCCCTGGGCCGGTGCTAATTACCTCCC AACCGGGCATCCTGGCAGTAACCATGCTAAATGGGAACAAGAGACATGGCAGCCATTAAAGGAGCTGACAGAGAAGCATCCTGAGGCAGGGATTCATTTTCAAG AATCCATTATTTATAATCGAAAGAAGGACCAGCAATCCTCCGTCGGCCAAGCGTTTTCAGCCCTAGTCAGTGATAACCCGTGGTACAAAGATGTTGTTCCCGAT TTCAAACCCATCCCAAAAGACCAACTAGCACCTGGAATGGACAACGCCCAACTCTTCACTTCAGTATGCATTAACACCGCCGTGTACCTTCCCTGGCTAGTCGGACAGTGTCGCAAAAACGGCACGGTATTCAAGCGCGCAGTTTTCAAACACGTATCAGACGCGGCAAATGCCCATCACTCTGGAAGACCCGCCGACGTCGTCGTGAACTGCACCGGCCTATCATCCAAGAAGCTAGGTGGCGTCCTCGACGAAAAGCTCCACCCAGGCCGCGGCCAAATCGTTGTAGTCCGAAACGATCCTGGCAAGATGGTCTCAGTCTCGGGAACAgacgacggcgaggacgagctgATCTACATGATGACCCGTGCCGCCGGCGGTGGAACTATCCTAGGTGGCTGTTATCAGAAGCACCAATGGGACCCATTGCCCGATCCCAACCTGGCCGTTCGTATTATGAAGCGTGCTATCTCTATATGCCCAGAGCTAGTGTCCAAAGGGCAAGGGATTGAAGGCCTAGATATCATAAGGCATGGCGTTGGACTGCGGCCTCTGAGGGATGGTGGGCCACGTAttgaggcggagaagattGATGGTGTTGCAGTTGTGCATAATTACGGCCAtggtgggtttggatatCAAGCTTCCTACGGCTGCGCGGCTGAAACCGTGCGGCTAGTGAAGGAGACTTTACAGGACAAAGTCCAGGCGAAGCTATAA
- a CDS encoding uncharacterized protein (COG:S;~EggNog:ENOG410PTGR;~InterPro:IPR011257;~go_function: GO:0003824 - catalytic activity [Evidence IEA];~go_process: GO:0006281 - DNA repair [Evidence IEA]): MKYKAPEVEEEYEEDDVTNASKRKRSNEETPAVQEKSADETESQPPSKAARAGGEPDEEEDDDEGFLDEEESREGDLDQEELDEEDFDEELSDLGEEESGEIEEVEGKEGTSQEKKSRQSPSHEKLKKTIEEYGHGPLEGTAIEKKALTGSPDTIFAMLIDAMLKSKPLSHELTDRTLRKLVDVGYHDIQKLGDASWEERAMVLKDGGYNRYREQGSTNLGKLVEFVNENYDGDLNNLIKSAEYDPQRTRQLVKEVHGLGDLGVELFFNNVQSVWPSIAPFVDSRSLQTAEDAGLGTDLDAIYEDLEKDSIRMCKLANALSTARLEKQVGDLMAI, encoded by the exons ATGAAATACAAAGCCCctgaggttgaagaagagtatgaggaagacgacgtaACGAACGCGTCGAagcgaaaaagaagcaacgAGGAAACGCCCGCTGTCCAGGAAAAGAGCGCAGACGAGACAGAGTCGCAGCCACCAAGTAAGGCTGCCAGAGCTGGTGGGGAGcctgatgaagaggaagatgacgatgagggattcctcgacgaggaagagtCTCGTGAAGGCGATCTTgaccaggaggagcttgatgaggaagattTCGACGAGGAATTGAGCGAtctgggtgaggaggagagtggaGAAATAGAAGAGgttgaaggaaaagagggTACAAGTCAGGAGAAGAAGTCGCGACAGTCTCCAAGTCatgagaagctgaagaagaccatTGAGGAATATGGTCATGGTCCACTTGAGGGAACGGCGATTGAAAAGAAAGCGCTTACTGGATCGCCTGATACCATTTTCGCTATGCTCATTGATGCGATGCTGAAGTCAAAGCCGTTGTCACATGAACTCACGGATCGTACACTGCGTAAACTTGTTGATGTTGGATATCACGATATCCAGAAACTAGGGGATGCTAGTTGGGAAGAGAGAGCTATGGTCCTGAAGGATGGAGGATACAACCGATACAGAGAACAGGGTTCAACAAACCTGGGAAAATTGGTCGAGTTCGTGAACGAGAACTATG ATGGGGATCTGAACAATCTCATAAAGTCTGCGGAGTACGATCCCCAGAGAACAAGACAACTCGTAAAGGAAGTCCACGGCCTCGGAGACCTAGGCGTGgaactcttcttcaacaacgtGCAAAGCGTCTGGCCATCTATCGCTCCGTTTGTTGATTCCCGGAGTCTGCAAACCGCGGAGGACGCTGGGCTGGGGACTGACCTGGATGCTATCTACGAGGACTTAGAGAAAGACTCGATCAGGATGTGCAAGTTGGCAAATGCCTTGTCGACCGCTAGATTAGAGAAACAAGTGGGCGATCTGATGGCGATTTGA
- a CDS encoding MHYT domain-containing protein (COG:S;~EggNog:ENOG410PK88;~InterPro:IPR005330;~PFAM:PF03707;~TransMembrane:7 (o15-40i52-73o93-113i125-147o159-180i192-213o233-255i)) yields MLDMDDSPNGGRLEVSYLAGFIVLSYVVSVMGCVTTLELLHRRTSAAGFYNWYLLLSSAISMGGIGIWCMHFIGNRAIVLGNGDDSIQVLYSMSFTGVSFVLPVVVLLAAFYAAGTSEKAGYSRILIGGVLTGGSVCGMHYVGQLGINNYKCGYHAGNVAGSAVIAVFASTAALSIFFRWRASWTNRWWRRVVCSCLLAVAVSGMHWIAAVGTTYKEHDSSASTGGQLSRTQTVIICSVLAFVACAVLSACAITANGDHRKLRIQAQQLVLASAFFDPEGRIMVTPHAFLPTRKIVDRYIGKTFNDDDLTRTHPAFLWAFRASRNWSLIKEVVPYMRDRIDTEQEAHRRYIAKGLDPEQEAELNAGFDELFKRHFCVAAYDLADQVRQPLDDLGMLYDDVLATSIPSSRFSRAMGYSRLRAGKGQLMFTVRQLRKQEASRLAASGFRFATIDTITTLLSSRMNVTSEALEIHLKDMRDFATSNRDFKPGVHLISFITRPTVHDRFEVLTATGTSNPLPSMTLQTRRLQIPHLELISHMEGWPIQTCLDWLSSGNARSHKDADEFRQDLIRAMTYLASSLPADINSASRFSPRPLIAPCRSTRISDEKTCMLLAFCTVGSLSTRTTNPNYTFMPLRLFRIQQQVNSGATDVDGLAKELSEGVLFSNIRTNSPTDSETESSIISKLNLWTSRKRIPECKRTASQETLTDATPLGDIIVCKEVKVDVARLRDPAIEAALGRQSSTTVVEAGSSAAHTYVDELYNLCYSPGIRLRPDPSF; encoded by the exons TTATCGGAAACCGCGCGATCGTTCTCGGTAACGGAGATGATAGCATTCAGGTCCTTTATAGCATGTCATTCACCGGTGTTTCCTTCGTCCTTCCCGTGGTTGTCTTGCTTGCAGCCTTTTATGCCGCTGGGACCAGTGAGAAGGCAGGCTATTCCAGGATATTAATAGGAGGGGTGCTGACTGGAGGGTCAGTATGTGGAATGCACTATGTTGGCCAACTGGGTATCAACAATTACAAATGTGGCTACCATGCTGGAAACGTGGCCGGTTCTGCAGTGATCGCGGTATTTGCTAGCACTGCTGCGCTCAGCATCTTCTTTCGATGGAGAGCTTCCTGGACAAATCGCTGGTGGAGGCGTGTAGTCTGCAGCTGCCTTTTGGCGGTGGCCGTGTCTGGCATGCATTggattgctgctgttgggaCAACATACAAAGAACATGATTCATCCGCGAGCACTGGTGGCCAGTTATCTCGAACTCAAACTGTCATTATATGCTCTGTTCTG GCTTTTGTTGCCTGTGCTGTCTTATCAGCATGTGCTATAACTGCTAATGGTGACCATAGAAAGTTAAGAATACAGGCACAACAGCTGGTCTTGGCCTCTGCTTTCTTTGACCCGGAAGGACGCATTATGGTTACGCCGCATGCTTTTCTTCCTACCAGGAAAATAGTCGATCGTTATATCGGAAAG ACTTTCAACGACGATGACCTCACTCGAACCCATCCCGCGTTCCTATGGGCCTTCCGAGCAAGCAGGAACTGGAGCCTTATCAAAGAGGTTGTTCCATATATGCGAGACAGGATAGATACAGAGCAAGAGGCACACCGGCGATACATTGCCAAGGGACTGGATCCggagcaagaagcagagctgAATGCAGGCTTTGATGAGCTGTTCAAGCGACACTTTTGTGTGGCAGCATATGATCTTGCTGATCAGGTTCGACAGCCCTTGGATGATTTGGGTATGTTGTACGATGATGTTTTAGCCACATCTATTCCATCGTCACGGTTTTCACGCGCAATGGGATACTCCCGTCTACGCGCAGGAAAGGGCCAGTTGATGTTTACAGTTCGCCAACTGAGAAAGCAAGAAGCGTCTCGGCTCGCAGCGTCCGGTTTTAGGTTTGCTACAATTGATACCATCACGACTCTACTCTCCAGCCGTATGAATGTTACATCAGAGGCGCTAGAAATCCACCTAAAGGATATGCGCGACTTCGCTACGTCTAACCGGGACTTCAAGCCTGGCGTTCATCTCATTTCGTTTATTACCCGCCCTACTGTCCATGATCGTTTCGAAGTATTAACCGCCACTGGCACTTCAAATCCACTACCGTCGATGACCTTACAAACGAGACGCTTGCAAATACCTCATCTGGAGCTGATCTCACATATGGAGGGATGGCCAATCCAGACATGTTTAGATTGGTTGAGTTCCGGAAACGCACGAAGTCACAAGGATGCCGACGAGTTTCGTCAAGACTTAATCCGAGCAATGACATACCTTGCTAGTTCGCTTCCAGCAGACATCAATTCCGCATCGCGATTCTCGCCCCGTCCTTTAATTGCGCCGTGCCGCAGCACAAGGATCTCCGACGAGAAGACATGCATGCTACTCGCCTTCTGTACGGTTGGATCATTGAGCACGCGTACTACCAACCCGAACTATACCTTTATGCCCCTTCGGCTCTTCCGCATTCAACAACAAGTGAATAGCGGCGCTACCGATGTAGACGGGCTCGCCAAAGAACTCAGCGAAGGTGTTCTCTTTTCTAATATCCGCACAAACTCCCCTACCGACTCTGAAACGGAATCATCAATCATTTCCAAACTGAACCTCTGGACGTCCCGAAAGCGGATCCCAGAGTGCAAGCGGACGGCATCTCAGGAAACTCTCACGGATGCCACGCCATTGGGAGACATCATCGTCTGCaaagaagtcaaagtcgaCGTGGCGAGATTACGCGACCCAGCGATTGAAGCAGCCCTTGGAAGACAATCCTCGACCACTGTTGTGGAGGCTGGTAGTTCAGCTGCCCACACCTACGTCGACGAACTCTATAATCTCTGCTATTCCCCTGGGATACGTCTGCGCCCAGATCCCAGCTTTTGA
- a CDS encoding OTU domain-containing protein (COG:O;~EggNog:ENOG410PSYG;~InterPro:IPR003323,IPR038765;~PFAM:PF02338) — translation MADVPRGARIVPIIAPHHDSHFEESSVNDHNPENPPSEQSSQEDRPPASRTTRGKAETECLELASLTQLGLYALPTEGDGNCLYYALSDQLYGDFHHADHIRTRLADHIFANREYFMSFIAAAGGERRAPRRAAAEAARNTYCSSSSASPAPPPSVKDKERSFDSKVAESRKNGVWGGAEEIQAFCQSFKKDVNVYTEYGIQNFRDVHAPRDEERETMHIAFHDFHHYSSVRHSNGPHTGLPCIPKFDKATLDSTAPSEGNVVNVASPWKISVIQEGLGGKYDRETIVEVLEQCRGNIDNAFMNLIGDDANAQPLEAPTSRAIMKSRFQPSSRSSSPFSTGSKRSADDSDEEDNPRPASRRSRVRDQKRRILPDVTVGIAFRDDQNDLVSLRLRVSPDKGVSTSSTDNGKEQIEPNSPESREESMSLPRKGRRLKPGRKQSIEPSDTSSQQSESNTTEQKLRRSQRITRTRNAH, via the exons ATGGCTGATGTCCCCAGAGGCGCCAGAATTGTGCCTATAATTGCCCCTCACCATGATAGCCATTTCGAAGAGAGCTCAGTCAACGATCACAACCCTGAAAATCCGCCATCGGAACAGAGCTCCCAAGAAGACCGCCCCCCAGCCTCCAGAACTACACGCGGGAAAGCTGAGACAGAATGTTTGGAGCTTGCTAGCCTCACTCAGCTAGGGCTTTATGCTCTTCCTACCGAGGGTGATG GTAATTGCCTCTATTACGCTCTATCGGATCAATTGTACGGAGACTTCCACCATGCCGACCACATCCGAACGCGGCTCGCAGACCACATCTTTGCCAACCGGGAATACTTCATGAGCTTTATAGCAGCAGCTGGCGGGGAGCGTAGGGCACCTAGACGTGCGGCAGCCGAAGCAGCTAGGAATACCTAttgctcgtcatcatccgcaagtcctgctcctcctccgtcggTCAAAGATAAGGAACGAAGCTTTGACTCAAAGGTAGCAGAGTCACGGAAGAACGGCGTGTGGGGTGGAGCAGAGGAGATACAAGCATTTTGCCAGTCTTTCAAGAAGGACGTCAATGTCTATACAGAGTATGGGATTCAGAATTTCCGTGACGTTCACGCTCCGCGGGACGAGGAAAGAGAAACCATGCACATTGCCTTTCAT gaCTTCCATCATTATTCATCGGTGCGGCATTCTAATGGTCCTCACACGGGCTTGCCGTGTATCCCTAAATTTGACAAAGCAACCCTGGATAGCACTGCGCCGTCGGAAGGCAACGTAGTAAATGTGGCCTCCCCATGGAAAATATCAGTTATTCAGGAAGGTCTCGGCGGTAAGTATGACCGTGAAACCATAGTGGAAGTACTCGAGCAATGCCGAGGCAACATAGACAATGCGTTTATGAACCTCATTGGCGATGATGCCAACGCACAGCCCCTGGAAGCTCCAACTTCGCGAGCAATCATGAAGTCACGGTTTCAACCATCTTCGCGCTCTTCGTCTCCATTTAGCACTGGAAGTAAACGATCAGCCGATGAtagcgatgaggaagacaatCCTCGACCCGCCTCGCGGCGCTCTCGGGTCCGTGACCAAAAACGACGAATTCTCCCAGACGTTACAGTTGGAATAGCATTTCGGGATGATCAAAACGATCTTGTTTCCCTACGTCTTAGGGTGAGCCCTGATAAGGGTGTatcaacttcttcaacggATAATGGCAAGGAACAAATCGAGCCGAACTCACCCGAATCGCGAGAAGAGAGCATGTCTCTCCCAAGGAAGGGCAGGAGACTAAAGCCGGGAAGGAAGCAAAGCATTGAACCTAGTGATACCTCAAGCCAACAGAGCGAATCTAACACAACCGAGCAAAAGTTACGCCGGAGTCAACGTATCACCCGGACCCGCAACGCCCACTAA